The following proteins are encoded in a genomic region of Streptomyces sp. NBC_01723:
- a CDS encoding DUF6243 family protein, producing the protein MSKNINNPVGMGGGQRKKLSRAERQNNGPHRNLDRQGAADQKAELVRKMCEMAGTAEGAGQTGDNTAQS; encoded by the coding sequence GTGAGCAAGAACATCAACAACCCCGTGGGCATGGGCGGCGGCCAGCGCAAGAAGCTGTCCCGCGCCGAACGGCAGAACAACGGTCCGCACCGCAACCTCGACCGCCAGGGTGCCGCCGACCAGAAGGCGGAGCTGGTGCGCAAGATGTGCGAAATGGCCGGCACAGCCGAGGGTGCCGGGCAGACCGGCGACAACACCGCACAGAGCTGA